Part of the Pseudarthrobacter sp. L1SW genome, CAGCTCGCGGCAGATGCCAGAGAGGTGCTCCTCGATCGCATCCTTGTCAACGCGGGAGGAGACCTCGTCCTTGTCCGTGATCACCACGATGGCGTTCCGTGCCAGGTCCTCATACCCGTGCCCGGCCAGCCACTGCAGCGTGCTTCGGGCGCGTTTGGCGCCGCTCACTGCGTAACCGGCGGCGATCACCAGGTTGTCCGCAGACTGCAGGATGCCGCTCATGGCGTTGTGGGTCACGCCTGTACCGCAGTCGGTCAGCGCCACGGAGTAGTAGCTGGAGATGAGCTTGCGGATCCGCAGGTACTCAGCAGCCGTAAGAGAATCCGAGACCTCCGGGTCCTGCTCCCCCGCGATCAGGTGCAGCCGGCCGGCGTGGTGCATGTACCTCGCCAGCGCCGTGAGCGAGTCGATGGATTCGATGTTCTTCAACAGGTCGGTGATGGTCCGCGGAGTGGACTGCTGATAAATGCCTTCACCCAACGCGCGTTCCACCAGGTCCCCGGAATCCGGGTTGGCATCGATGGCGCAAGGGGCGTCCCCGCGGTACTCGGCGAGGGTAAGGCCCACGCCCACCGTGGTGGACGTCTTGCCGATCCCGCCCTTAAGGCTCAAGATCGCGGTGTTGTAGCTGCCCTGGAGCTGGCGCGAGATGCGGCGGGCCAGCTCATCCTCCTGGCGTTGCTTGGCGCTGGGGCCCAGGTTCCAGGCGCCGCCGGTCATGCTGTAGAGCGCGCCGCGGATGCCGCCCACTGGGCGCGGCTTCTGTTCCTTCACGAACAGCCCGGGTGAGCTGATGAAGTCAGGCATGGGGCTCTCGGCGATGCTGTCGGCAACGGTGGGCCGGACGCGGCGGAAGGCGGGGGTCTCGGTAGGCGGGGCCGGCGGCGCGGGCACGACTTCCGCAGCGGGCGCATCCGGGATGGAGGTGATGGTGTCCGGCAACGCTGGCCGAGAGGAGGCCGGCGGCCGGGTGGGAGCCGGGACCTGCGTGGAAGGCTGTGCGGCGTCAGCTGCGGCGGCTGCCTCCGCCCAGGAGGTCCGGTGCGTCACCGGCTGCGCGGCGTCAGGCTGGCTGGAAGGGGTGGGCGGTACGGCTGGCATGGTTCCTGTCCGGGCATCCTTGGGCTCGCCATCAGCGCGACGAAGGTCGCGTCGTCGGCGCAGCGGCGGCTGCCCTGCATCCTCTGCATGGGCGCGTGCGTTCTGATCCGCCGGATCGGGCATGTCTGTCCCCCAGGACGTTCGGCAAAAAGTTCGGCAGCACTAGTTCAAACAGTAAGTCTACGATGCTTTGGAGGGTCAGCCCGGACCTAGCGGTGGGTCAGTGCGGCGGCAACTACGGCCGCGGTGAGGATCACGAGGACCACCAGAATGGCGTAGGCCTGCCACTTGGGGCGGCCTTTATGGGGGTTGATGTCGACGTACGGCATGGCTAGGGGCGGTCACCTCGGGATGCGGCGGGAGCGGTTACCCGGATGGCGCGGCGCTTGAGCCTTAGCATTTGGTACAGGACGAAGAAGGGAACCAGCAGGGTGCCCAGCAGTGCGCAGAGCGCAAGGGCGTAATCGGATATAGCCACAAAAGCCTCCATCGGTCACAGTGATCCCCATCGCCCATGACCTAACCACGTGACAGTTCGATTGACAAGTCAAGTTGTCCTCGCCACCAAGAGTCGGTAATGAATCAGCGGTGGAGAACCAGGAGCACCACCGCCATCGTTGCTACAGCCAGCATTGACAGCAGGAAATGGGAAAGTAGCTACAACTTGGCGTCTCAGCTCCCGCCGTGACCGTCGGGCATACATAGCCCCCATATCTCCCCATGCCCCGATGTTATGAAGCTCAAGGTTTTAATCAAGTTGACAACCTACTGCTACGTCGCAGGCTAGGCTGTTCATGCCGTTCTTACGGCCTAGCACTTCCACGGGCTTCTACTGCAGAAGCGTTTTGAAGGCTCTTCACGGTTCGTGGTGAATGTTCTGCCGAAGGAAGTTCATGCTTGCTGTTCTCGCGGCACTGCGCAACAGGATACGCGTTTTGTAGTTGCGCGCGTTGGTGGATCCCCGCGCCAGTCCTCTTTATGTGCTTTATCGCGGTGTTGTTGGCTTCCACTTTCGCGGTTGTGGCACCCGTGACAGTGAGCACTTCGATCTCCTTCCACGACCAGCAGACCGTCCGCAGAGCCGGTTGGTTTCGGGCTGCGCGGCCTGAACCACCAGTGCATGAAGCCGGTCTTTCGCGGCAGCCGCGTCGGCGAGGGACCCGGTGGCCAGCAGGGCCCGGAGCTGTTCTTTGACCAGCCAGGCCGTCCGCAGTTTCCCGGTGGCATCGTCGGTTGTGAACACGGTGCTGAGCCTGTCCCGTGCCCGGTCCGAGAGTGTGTTCCCGGCGCGAAGGAGCAGCCTCCGGTTGGCCCAGACCGGATCAATGGAACGCCCCCGCCGGCCATGGACCTGCTGGTGGGTCGTTGCCGGACTTCGGTGAGCATGTCGTTGCCGAGCTTGACCAGGTGGAACGCGTCGACTGAGACAGCAGTGCGTGGCAGCCACATCCGCAATGCCTTGCGGAACGCGGCGGATGGGTCGATGGCAGCGACCTGCACGCCCAGGCGCCATTCGAGCGGGCGGGCGAACAGCCAGTCCCCGAGACCCTCACTGTCGCGGCCGTCCAAGATTCCCAGGACTTGTCCGGTGTCCAGATCGACAATGGTGGTCATCCAGGGTTCGTAGCGTTTCCAGGCCTTGGTGGCGGGGTCGCAGAAGAACCGTACGGACCGGTAGCGGTGTTCATCGATGCCGAGCATCCGCGGTGCCAGGGCGTCGACATCGGGCAGCGTCAGCGCCGCGGAATCCAAGGCCCGCTGGACCAGCCACCACGAGACACCGAACGAAAGCGCGGCCTCGGCCGCGGCCCCTGCCGGATCCGATGACGGCGGACACGAGGGCGTCGCGGAGCCGGCGGGTGGACCGGGCCCGGCGCGGGACCTGGGTTGTTTCCTCGGTGAATGTCTGGCGCGGGCACAGGTACTCATCGCAGAAGAATCTCCGCATGGCCCAGACCACTTCGATCGGCCCTGCGACGGGGATGTCGCGCAGGCGTTGTGGGCGGCGGGAACGCACGCGGTTGCTGATCACGCCGCAGGACGGGCAGCCGACCTCGGCGGTGGCCACGCCACGGATCCGCCGCTGGCCGAATGCGGGGATCTCGGTATCGGTGACGCGGTAGTCGGGCAGGTTGAAAATCGCGGTGGCAGCATCGGGGCGCGGCGAATAAGGCTCGATCAAGGCTCGTAGCTCCTGACTTGATGAATGCGTAGAGAACATCCATCACAGCAGGGCTACGAACCCTTCAGCTTTCAAGACACGGAATCCGTTTGACCACGAACCACGAAGAGCCCGTTTTGGACCACCGCGACCGCTCCGGCCCCAGGACCAGCACGAGAATGGCCTCGGTTGCACCGCCAGAACTATTAAGCTCGACTGCGCGAGCTTGAGGGGCAGCCTTTGAATCCTTGCAGGGCTACGATCCCATCAGCTATCAGCATACGGAACCTGGTTCACCACCAACCACGAAGATCCGGTTTGAGGTCAGGAGTGGCACCACATCCGCACGAAGTGTTACTGGGGGCCACGATGTTGGGAAGCCGGGTCTGAACTATAACCCATAGGGTTGGACCTCTGCCACCGCCAGTGATCTTCACACATTCGGGCAAGGGATCGCTTCGCTGACCAGCCCAAGTCAGCCATAGCTTGAGATGGATCCGCATAACTCACCGCTGAGTCACCGGACCGACGCGGGGAGAATTCGTAGGGGACTTCTTTTCCCACAGCAGCACTGAATGCGTCCAGAACCTCCAACACGGACGATCCACTACCGGTCCCTAGGTTCCAACTGAACGTACCCTGAACCCCTTCTAGATAACTCAGGGCAGCGAGGTGTCCAAGCGCGAGGTCGACGACATGAACGTAATCTCGAACGCCTGTCCCGTCAGTCGTGGGAT contains:
- a CDS encoding MinD/ParA family protein; translated protein: MPAVPPTPSSQPDAAQPVTHRTSWAEAAAAADAAQPSTQVPAPTRPPASSRPALPDTITSIPDAPAAEVVPAPPAPPTETPAFRRVRPTVADSIAESPMPDFISSPGLFVKEQKPRPVGGIRGALYSMTGGAWNLGPSAKQRQEDELARRISRQLQGSYNTAILSLKGGIGKTSTTVGVGLTLAEYRGDAPCAIDANPDSGDLVERALGEGIYQQSTPRTITDLLKNIESIDSLTALARYMHHAGRLHLIAGEQDPEVSDSLTAAEYLRIRKLISSYYSVALTDCGTGVTHNAMSGILQSADNLVIAAGYAVSGAKRARSTLQWLAGHGYEDLARNAIVVITDKDEVSSRVDKDAIEEHLSGICRELIAVPHDRGVADGDLVTLNVLKPETRRAYKEIAAAIMDGYR
- a CDS encoding transposase, with protein sequence MAPGRAGRCHRPIRRVPQGIADVAATHCCLSRRVPPGQARQRHAHRSPATTHQQVHGRRGRSIDPVWANRRLLLRAGNTLSDRARDRLSTVFTTDDATGKLRTAWLVKEQLRALLATGSLADAAAAKDRLHALVVQAAQPETNRLCGRSAGRGRRSKCSLSRVPQPRKWKPTTPR
- a CDS encoding transposase family protein, producing MIEPYSPRPDAATAIFNLPDYRVTDTEIPAFGQRRIRGVATAEVGCPSCGVISNRVRSRRPQRLRDIPVAGPIEVVWAMRRFFCDEYLCPRQTFTEETTQVPRRARSTRRLRDALVSAVIGSGRGRGRGRAFVRCLVVAGPAGLGFRGADAARCRRPGTADARHR